Proteins encoded in a region of the Clostridium beijerinckii genome:
- a CDS encoding DDE-type integrase/transposase/recombinase: MINKFLLETVIYLIEIIKYLMTLLVGKNLLKSISDEPVKKEYRKLQVDDQPIFDVPEKLNYKLLIAEYEFKHGKEFAPVKPRKNKALAPKDVICPKCGAPHTYLYDNNGGRGQYLCKVCDTTFNPKNYYQKSIVLRCPHCSKTLERIKARKDFYVYKCKNDNCSFYQNNLKSMTKSEKQDFKKNPGKFKVRYIFRDFTFDFKPLSKESPVKSKVSLPNIMISSYTLGLILTYYVNYGLSSRKTAALLKDIHDIKISHQAILNYVNAVSIVVKPFIDNYDYKLSDSFCGDETYIKVNGKWNYIFFFFDAVKKIILSYRVSPHRDTETAVKAIDDVLSKLKEIPEDLNLITDGNPIYLLAQHFFASHSIKFDVTQVIGLTNKDEVSKEYRPLKQIIERLNRTFKGNYRATTGFGSPNGSVAFVTMFVAYFNFLRPHSALEGKTPVILEELESMSNMPTRWCKFIELSQDFVLNNCTITA; this comes from the coding sequence ATGATTAATAAGTTTCTTCTTGAAACTGTAATTTATCTTATTGAAATTATAAAGTATCTCATGACTTTGCTGGTTGGCAAAAACTTGCTTAAAAGCATTTCGGACGAACCTGTTAAGAAAGAATACCGAAAGCTTCAAGTAGATGATCAACCAATCTTTGATGTTCCCGAAAAACTTAACTATAAGCTTCTAATAGCTGAATATGAGTTTAAGCACGGCAAAGAATTTGCTCCTGTGAAACCTCGCAAAAACAAAGCGTTAGCTCCTAAGGATGTTATCTGTCCTAAGTGTGGTGCTCCACATACCTATCTTTACGATAATAACGGAGGCCGAGGACAATATCTTTGCAAAGTCTGTGATACCACATTCAATCCTAAAAATTACTATCAGAAATCCATAGTGTTAAGATGTCCTCACTGCAGTAAAACACTTGAAAGAATCAAGGCGCGTAAGGATTTCTACGTTTATAAGTGTAAGAATGATAATTGCTCTTTTTACCAAAATAATCTTAAATCAATGACAAAATCTGAAAAACAAGATTTTAAGAAGAATCCTGGTAAGTTCAAAGTTAGATACATATTTAGAGATTTCACTTTTGACTTTAAGCCACTTTCTAAAGAAAGTCCGGTAAAATCAAAGGTTTCTCTTCCAAACATTATGATTTCTTCTTACACCTTAGGACTCATTCTAACTTACTACGTTAACTACGGTTTATCTTCCAGAAAGACAGCTGCATTGCTTAAAGATATTCATGATATTAAAATATCTCATCAAGCAATTTTAAACTATGTTAATGCCGTTTCAATTGTAGTTAAGCCATTTATAGATAACTACGATTATAAACTTTCTGACTCTTTCTGCGGCGATGAAACCTACATAAAAGTTAACGGTAAGTGGAACTATATTTTCTTCTTTTTTGATGCTGTTAAAAAGATTATTCTATCTTACAGAGTATCACCACATAGAGATACCGAAACGGCTGTAAAAGCCATCGATGATGTTCTAAGTAAGTTAAAAGAAATACCTGAAGATCTTAATCTTATAACTGATGGTAACCCTATATATCTTCTTGCACAGCACTTCTTTGCAAGCCATAGTATAAAATTCGATGTTACTCAAGTTATAGGCTTAACCAATAAAGATGAAGTTTCAAAAGAATATAGGCCATTGAAGCAAATTATTGAACGTCTTAACCGAACCTTTAAAGGCAATTATAGAGCTACTACTGGCTTCGGAAGTCCTAACGGGTCGGTTGCATTTGTAACTATGTTTGTGGCATACTTTAACTTTCTAAGACCACATTCTGCCCTTGAAGGCAAAACTCCTGTAATCCTTGAAGAGTTAGAGTCAATGTCCAACATGCCTACTAGATGGTGCAAATTTATTGAACTATCTCAAGACTTTGTTCTAAATAACTGTACAATAACTGCCTAA